The Streptomyces laurentii region ATCACGCGGGATCCCGGCTCACGGTTCCCGGAACTGCCGGAATCTGTCATGGCGCAGCGCCTTTCCCCGGAGGGGCATGAACTGCCGACTCCGGCGTTTGAATGCGGTTCGAAATTGCGAGACGACACCCGTCGTGCGAGCATCATTCATGCCGCACTACTCGCGGGTATGCGACCGTGCGCCGGAGAACCACCTGAACGGCGGCGCGCGCTCCGCGCGGGCGCCCGAGGCGACGGAAACAGGCGCGTCGGAAGCGGGCGCATGGCCGACTGTCATGGCCGACTGTGCGGCGGGGCCCGGCCAAGGAGGCATGCCATGGAGCGAACGGCCACCTCGGGGGAGTCGGACACGCGAACCTCGGTCAGCCTGACGTTCGACCATGAGATGTCGACGGCCGAGGTCGAGAGCCTGCGGCGAAGCCTGGGCGCGCGAACCGCCCTGCACGTGCCGCCCATGGTCGGTGCCGCCTTCGCCCGGGCCCGGCGGATCGGATTCGCGCAGTCGTGCTGTCCCGAAGTGGGCGCGCTGATGTCCGTCCTCGCGGCGGCGGTTCCGGGCGGCGGGCGGATTCTCGAACTCGGCACGGGAGCCGGCGTCGGTCTCGCGTGGATCGTGCACGGGCTGCGCGGCCGTACCGACGTCGAGGTCGTCAGCGTCGAGATCGACCCGCACAAGTCCGCCGCGGCGGCGGACGCGCCCTGGCCCGAGGGGGTCACCCTGGTGGTCGGCGACGCCAGGAACCTCCTGCCCTCCCTGGGGCGCTACGACCTGATCTTCCTGGACGTCCCAGGCCAGCTGAAGGCTTCCTTGCTCGACGACACCCTCACCGCACTGAAGCCCGGCGGACAGCTCCTCATCGACGACATGAACCCGTACTGGGATCAGGGAGCGAGCCGACAGCCCCGTTACGGGGGCGACCCCGAGCGCGTGCTTGAGGACCCCCGTGTGGTCTGCACCCAGCTCCCGTACGCGACCGGGATGGTCCTCGCGTCGCGCCTGTTCGGGGAAGAATCGGCCTAGGAGCGGCGGCGGGTCGACCTGCGCCAGATCGTGCGCAGGCCGAGGGCCAGGGCGACGAGGGCCGCGACGACGATTCCGGCCTTGATCACGAGGTCCACGAGGATGTGGTGGACGAATTCCGAGGACTCCATCAGCTGCGCCGACCGGGACGCGAGCGGGACGAGGGCGGGCGCGGTCATCGGCGGTCCTCCAGGCGGCGGGCGGCGGCGCGGGCGGCGGCCTTCACGGCGGGGGTCGCGTAGCGGCGGACCTCGTCGAGCCGGCCCGTGCGCCTGAAGTGCAGGGCCACGGCGAAGACCACCAGGGCGAGGACGACGATACCGGCCGCGACCAGGCCGAATCGGACGAGCAGGAGCGTGAGCACGGTGTCCATGAGGGGCCTCCAGCTTTATTTATCACGCCTGTGATAAATCCTTTGTATCACAGGCGTGATAAAAAGGCTCCATGCCCAAGCAGGTGGATCCGGAAGCCCGCCGTCGACACGTCGTCGACGCGCTGTTCCGTGTCGTCGTCCGGGACGGCCTCCAGCGCACCTCGCTGCGGGCCGTCGCCGACGAGGCCGGACTGAACATCGGCTCACTGCGCCACTACTTCTCCGGGCAGCAGGAGCTGATGCGGTTCGCGATGCGGTCGATGCTCGAACGGGTGGCGGTCCGCCTGGTCGACCGCGTCGACGAGATAGGCGAGCTGGTCGACTACTCCCGGCGCGAACAACTGGCCCTGTGTACCGAACTGTTGGCCGAACTCCTGCCGCTGGACGCACACCGCAGGGCCGAGGTCACCGTCTTCCTCGACTTCAACACCGCCGCCCGGACGGACCCTTCGCTCGCGGACCTGTCCCGGCAGACCGCCGAGGGGGTACGGGATCTCGTACGCCGCGTCCTCGGCCGCCTCGACGACGCGGGCACCCTGCGCCCCGGCCTCGACCGGGCCGTCGAGACGGAGAAGCTGGCGTCCCTCGTCGACGGCCTGGGGCTCAACGGCGTCCTGCACCCCGAGGTCCTCGACCCGGACCTCTGCCACGCCGTGCTGCGCGCCCATATCGAGGGCCTGGCCCGCTGACCCGGCATCGGCCCGCCGGGAGGCGACGGGCCGGGGCGTGGCCGGCCACGCCCCGGCCCGCTTGACGCCCTTGGTAAGTACTGGGGGAAAGAACTACCTACCTCACCCTCCCCTACCTCACCCTCCCCTACCTCTCCCTACCTACCCCAACTACCCCGATTCCACGATCGGGTGACAAAAGGTTTGGAAGGCGGGCGAGTACCCGCGGATGCGGTACGGTCGCCACAAACGACCCCGCAAAAGCAAACGCGGCCCCCGCCGGGACTGGCATCCCGACGAGGGCCTACCGTTCAGGAAGAAAACAGCTTCCCAATGGTTGATCCGCAGTCTAACGCGGCAGAGCCCGCGTTTCCCGGAACGTTCGAGATCCCCGCCGACGCGCCACGCTCAGGGGTGATCCGTGTACGAACCCGGTACCGCGACCACTTCACGGTCGTCGGCAACCACCTCGCCCAGCACCCCGACCTGTCGGCCGCCGCGATCGGCGTCGCGGTGTACATCCAGTCGCTGCCCGACGGCTCCGACATCTCGGTCAAGCGCCTGACCCTGCGTTTCCGCGAAGGCGAGATCACGCTCCGCCGGGCGGTCAACGAGCTGGTGGAACAGGGCTACTTGGAGCGCCGCCGGATCCCGCTGGGCATGGGCCGGTTCGCCACCCGCGTGATCTCGTACGACGACCCCGCCTGCCGCTGGCCCGCACCGCCTTGCCCACCGGAGCCCCCGGCCGCCCCCGAGCCGCCGCGGCCGCCCCGCAGGCAGGAACCGACGCCTCCGCCGCCGCCCCCGGCCGAGATGCCTCCTCCTCCGGCCGAGACGCAGCCTCCCGTCGCGCCGCCGCCCCGGTCGGCCCAGTCCGCCCCGCCGAAGACACCCCCGCCGCCCCCGCTGCCGCCGCTCTCCGGCCCGGCCGCCGACCTGCTGTCCCGGCTGCGCACGGCCGATCCCCGCCTGCTGCTCTCGCTGCGCGACATCCACCAGCTGGCGCCCGCCGTCGACACCTGGCTGGAGCGTCACGCGACCGCCGACCAGATCACCCGTACCCTCACCGCCGGCCTGCCGCCGCTGCACGTGCCGATCCACTCCCCGGCCCGCTTCCTCGCGTACCGCCTGACGGCCCACCTCCCGCCCCCGCTCCCATCGGCACCACAACAGCCCGCCGGGCCCCCGCCGTTCGGGAACTGCGAGGTCTGCGACCGTGCCATCCGCACCCACGACCCGCACCCCGTCTGCGCGGACTGCCGCGCCGAGGCCCACGACCACGACCGGGCCCACGACCCGGCAGCAGCCTGACCTCAGCCCCCTCACTCGCTCCGCAACGCACGCACCATGACCGCGAACCGCGGGGAGTCGTCCGCAGGCTGGACCTCCTCCCGCTGCTCGTAGCCCCATGTCTCGTACAAGGCCCGTACCTTGGGGTGGGCGGCGTCGACGAGCAACGTGACGAAGTCCGCCTCCGACGACCTGACGAGCGCGTCATGCAGCGGCCGTGCCCGCCCGGTGCCCTGCCACCGGGGCAGCACCATCAGTTCGGACAGGGCGAAGATCCGCCCCCGTACGTCCCGGGGGCGCCGCGCCCCCTTCCACCAGCCCCCGGGCTTGAACGCCGCCCCGTACGCGTACCCGACCGGCCCGTCCCCTTCCCACCCCGACACGCACGACCAGTTCTCCCGCCCCGACCACAAGTCGACGAAGTACGCGAACCGTTCGCGAGTGTGAAACGGGTTCGGGTCGTGCGCGTACACCTCGTCGTGAATGTCGAGCAGTGTGGACCGGACGCGCGGCGCGTCGGTGTGCGCGTACCACTTCAGATCCATTGGCGTGACTCCTCGATCCAGCTTGTGACTTCGGGCATGTTCGTCCCCGTGGCCTCGACCACTTGGCGAGTTCTGGCCAGCGTGTTCGCGGTGCGCTGTGAACCGGAGCCCGGGGGAAGCACATCGCGCGCCTGCTTGCCGGTTGCGCAAGCCAGTTCGACTTCACCTTGACGTGCCTGGCACAGCGAGAGATGTGCCGTGTAGAGGGCTCTGTCGCGCACCATGTCGCCGGGGAGCGTGGCGAGCGTGCGGTGAAGGCAGGATTCGGCCCGCTCGTGTTCGCCGAGCGCCGTCCAGGCGTACGACGAGAGGGCGTTGAATTCGGCCTGACTATAGAAGGCGATCCATGCCGATGGCTGGCCACCACGGGCTCGTTCGAATGCCTTCTCCGCGAGAGTGATGGCCCGCTGCGACTCCGCGGGCCGATGAATCCTGGCCAAGGAATTGGCGTGGCGCATGTGCCCCAGTGACGCGTACAGCGGGTCGCGTCGTGCCACCGAGGAGCGCTTCATCACCTCCGCGCCGGCTGCCGCCTCGGCATGGTTCTCCCTTTGGCTGGAAGCAAGCGTCAGATGGTCCCAAACCCGGTAGAGGGCCGTGCTGTCACGAGCCAGACCCGCGAGAGCGAGGGCCTGGTGCAAATGTTCGCGAGCTCGCCGTGGTGCGCTGGCGTCGATGGCCGCGAAGCCTGCCAGGCACCTGACGTCGGATGCGATGCGGTACAGCTGACGTCGGACGCTGTCCGAGGCACCGCCTCCGGCGAGGAACAGCTGGATACGTGCTGCCAGCTCGACTACCCGGTTCTCGTGTTCCGTCGCTCCGCCGAGTCGCTGGTCGTCCCGCAGCAGGGCGAGGTACTCCAGTCGCAGCCGGTCTAGGTCGGACCGGCCCGGGCGCGCACCTCGCACCGGATGGGTGGCGAAGACGGCGGTTCCGGTCGCTGCGGCAAGGAAGGAACGACGACGCACTGGGTCCTCCGCTGGTGCGGCGGTACGTGGTGGATCGAACCCTAATGCCGAGACCGGGCATCCGAACACCGCTTGCAGCGCGGCGCAGGTCCGGCCGATCGGCCTGCGGGTGCTGCCATTGACCAGATTCCGCACCGTTCGCGCGGACACGTCACCGGGCTTTCCGCTGAGCGCTTCGAGGGCGAGATCATCCGATGCGCCAATTCGTCTTGAGTGAGACCGAGTTCGAGCATGCGACGCTTGAGGATGACGTTCGCTCCCATGCGTGGAAAGGTAGCTGGGCCGCGAACCCTCGACCAGTTGTCAGGTAATGGGAGCGCAAAGTCTTCCGGTTGTCGCGAACGTCTCGGCGGCATCCCTTCCTGTTCACGGGTGCCGCGAGGCCCTTGGCTGATCACATGTATCCGGAGGTAGAGGACTCTCCGGGCGACCCCGCTGTATTCCCGGCAGGAGTGTGCACATGACCACGGGTTCCTCCCACGCCACCGACGAGCCTCTGGAGTTCGGTGTGCCAAGTCCCGCGCTCGTCGCCCGAGCTGCTGCCGGGTTCGAGAGGTTTCTTGACCGCAGCGGTCAGGAAGACGTGGCGGAGGGCGGCCGTCACGTCGTGACCGATGCCGACGCAAGGTCGCTCTTCCATGAGGACGACCATCCCTGGCTGCATCGGACCGTCCGGGACATCGCGAGTCGCGGTGAGGGGGAACTCACCGCGATCGTGCACGAGGTGACCGCAGGCCGGACTGTTCGGGTCGCGCACATCCGCCCCACGTCCGGCGTCGAGTGGGCTGCGGCGGCGGAGAACATTCAGCTCGTCTCGGACGCCGGCTGAGGTCGTCGGGCGGGAGGGCGACCGCGCTCGGTGCCACCGTCGGTGGGCGCCTGCCCGCCCCCAGGGGGCCTCAACTCACCTCGTTCGTCAGTTCCTTCAGCTCGCGTTCCATGTTGGCGCGGGCCCGTGACTCCCAGGCCGCCGCTCCGTACGGGGTGCGGAAGAGGCGGGGGAGGGCGAGAAGGTGACGGAGTACGGCCGCTCGGCCCTCGCGGAAGTCGGGGTCCGGGACGAAGGCGTACTCCTCGCGGACCGCGCTCGTATACCCCGTATAGGTATCCGGGTCGCTCGCCAGGACGGCGAGGTCCGCGTCGCACAGGGTCTCGCCGTCGAGGTCGCCGGGGGCCGGGTCGTGGGTGACGGTGAGGCGGACGAGGCGGGCGACCTCGGCGACCTCGTGCCGGGTCAGGCCGGCCTCGGTGAGGGCCTTTTCGGCCAGGGCCGCCGAACGCTCCTCGTTCTCCGAGCGGTCCGGCCGGTAGACCGCGTCGTGGAACCAGGCGGCCAGCCGTACCAGCTCCAACTCCCCGCCCTCGCCGCCCTGATCGGCGAGTTCGTCGATGCGGTCGAGGACCGCCCGCAGGTGCGACACGGTGTGGTAGCGGCGCTGCGGCTCGGACCAGCGGGACAGCAGGTTCCGGCCGTACGGGATCGGGTCCGGGCCCGCGCGGCCGGTGCGGGCGGCGAGCAGGGTCGAGGTCCAGCGGGCCAGGAGTTCCTGTTCCTGGAGGGGTGTCAGCTCGGCGGTCATGTACGCATTCTGCCGCCCCCGTACGCGCGTCACGCGCGGAGGCGCGCGCTCCTCTTCCCGCCCCGGGGTCGCTCCACGCCCGGCGACACCGGGCCTTGACCGGGTCGAAACCGGGCCGTGACCACCGGCCGGACGTGCTCTGAACTCGGCTCTTAACCGGGCCCTTACATACCCCCCACGGGTATGCTACGGTGCAGCGCACAGGTACCCCCAGGGGTATGTGTTCGCTACTTCAACTCCCCAACGCGAGCGAAGGGTCAGGGCAATGTCAACCGTCAATCCCCGGCGCTGGTGGGCACTTGTCGTGCTCGCCGCCGCACAGTTCATGGTCATCATGGACACGTCGATCATCGGCGTGGCGCTTCCGGAAATGCAGAAGGACCTCGGCTTCTCGCAGAGCGAGCTGCAGTGGGTCTTCAACGCCTACGTGATCGTCTTCGGCGGTCTGCTGCTCCTCGGCGGGCGCCTCTCCGACCTCATCGGAGCCCGCAAGATCTTCGTGTCCGGCTGGGTCGTGATGATCGCCGGTTCGGTCGTCGCCGCCGCCGCGCAGACGGCCTGGGTCGAGATCGTCGGCCGTGCCGTCCAGGGTGTCGGTGGCGCGCTCATCGCGCCGTCCGCCATGACCCTGCTCATGATGCTGTTCATGCACGACCCGCGTGAGCTGGGCAAGGCGATGGCCCTCTACGGCGCCGCGGCCCCGGCCGGCGGTACCGCGGGTGTCTTCCTCGGTGGTGTCTTCACCGAGTGGGCCGCCTGGCAGTGGTGCTTCATCATCTACGTCCCGATCGGTCTGATCACCCTCGCCGCCACCAAGATCCTCCCGAACGTCGAGTCCCGCCGCGGTTCCGTCGACATCCTCGGCGCCATCTCCGTGACCGCCGGTCTCGCGCTCGCCGTGTTCGCCGTCGTCCGCGCCCCCGAGGTCGGCTGGGGCTCCACCGCCACCATCCTGGAGCTGGCCGGCGCCGTCGTCCTGCTCATCCTGTTCTTCGTGATCCAGAAGTCCCTGCGCGAGCCGCTCATGCCGCTCAGCGTCTGGCGGGTCCCGCGTCTCGGCTCGGCCAACCTGGCCATGACGCTGCTCGGCGCCGCCTGGATCCCGATGTGGTACTTCCTCAACCTGTACCTCCAGCAGGTCCTGGGCTACGGGGCGTTCGAGTCCGGTGCCGCGCTGCTCCCGATGACCGTCCTCCTCATGATCTTCATGACGGCCATCACCGCCCGCCTCATGATGAAGTTCGGTGCCAAGCCGCTCATCGGCATCGGTCTGCTGGTCCTGGCCGCCGGCCTGGTCTGGCTGGCCACGGTCGAGCCCACCGGCACCTTCCTGGTCGACGTCCTGCCGGCCTCGCTGGTCGCCGCGCTCGGCATGTCCCTCGCCTACATCCCGGCGATGATGTCCGCGATGGCCAACGCTCCGCAGGAGCAGGCGGGTCTCGCCTCCGGCATCGTCAACACCACCTACAACGTCGGTTCCGCGCTGGGCCTCGCCGCCCTCACCGCGGTCGCGATGTCGCAGGGTGCCGCCCAGATCGACAACCTGCCGAAGCTGACGGACGGCTTCTCGTCCGCCTTCATCGGCGCCGCGATCATCGCCGCCGTCGGCGGTGTGATCACGCTCCTCGTGATGAAGGGCGACAAGGCCCTGGCCGCCGGTGCTCCGGCCGGCGCGGGCGACGCCGCCTCGCAGCAGCAGGGCGACAAGGTCAACGCCTGATCACCCTCCCCTCAGGGGCCGCCCGACGTTCCTCCCCGGACGTCGTGCGGCCCCTTTCGCATGCCCTCCACGCACCCGTCAGTCCCGCCACTCGGAAGGAACCGGTCATGGAACTCGGAACCCGCGCCGTGCACGTCGCCAATCCGCCGCTGGAGCAGGGGAGTTCGCCGCTCTCCGTGCCCCTCGTGCAGTCCTCCGCCTTCGCGTTCGCCTCCGCCGACGAGCTGGCCGGGGCGATGGCGGGTCCCGACGGCCCGTACGTGTACAGCCGCCGCGGCAACCCGACCGTACGGGCCCTGGAAGCCACCCTCGCCGGGCTGGAGGGCGGCTCCGGCGCCATCGCCTTCGCCAGCGGCATGGGGGCCATCAGCGGGGTGCTGCTCTCCCGGCTCAAGCCGGGGGACCGGGTGGTGGCGCAGCGCTGCCTGTACGGGGGGACGTACGCCGTCCTGTCCGACCTCGCCGCCCGCTACGGCGTCCACGTCACGTACATCTCCGGCGACAGCGTGGCGGAGTTCGAGCGGGCCGTGGCGGAGGCCGAGCCGGCCCCGAGGCTGCTGGTCCTGGAGACCATCGCCAACCCCACCGGGCAGGTCGCCGACCTGCCCGGACTGCTCGCCGCCGCCCGCCGGCTCGGCGTCACCAGCATGGTCGACAGCTCGCTCGCCTCGCCCGTGCTGTGCCGTCCGATCGAGCTCGGCGCGGACGTCGTCGTGCACTCCACCACCAAGTACCTCTCCGGCCACTCCGACGTCCTCGGCGGCGCCGCCGTCTTCGCCGACGACGCCCTGCGTCGGGCCGTGTGGCCCCGTACGGTCGAACTCGGCGCGTGCGCCGACCCGTTCGCCGCCTGGCTGACCCTGCGCGGCATCCCGACGCTGCCGCTGCGGATGCGGCAGCACTGCGCCAACGCGGCCGTGCTCGCCGAGCGGCTGGCGGCCCGCGACGACGTCGTGGCCGTCCACTACCCGTGGCTGGCGGGCCACCCCTCGTACGACACCGCCCGCGCCGTCCTCGCCGGCGGTGGCGGGCTGTTGTCGTTCGAGCTGGCGGGCGGCCGGGAGGCGGGCCGGGCCTTCATCGAGCGGGTCCGGGTGGCCCGGCTCGCGCTCTCGCTCGGCGGCGTGGAATCCCTGGTCACCCACCCCGCGTCCACCTCGCACCGGGAGCTGGACGCGGACGCGCTGGCGGCCGCGGGGATAGGCGCCGGCCTGGTGCGGATGTCGGTCGGCATCGAGGCGGTGGAGGACCTGTGGGACGACATCGTGCAGGCCCTCAAGTGAACGGCGCCGTAAGGGCTGTTCGGGTTCCGGTTCAGGGGTCTTCCAGCCTTCTTTTGGCTTGACAAAATAAATGGTTGATTCGTAGATTAGGGGATACCAGGAAACGACCACTCCTAGGTCAAGGGGGGCGCGGAATGCGCTACTTCGAGGACTTCCGGCCCGGCGACGTCCACGAGCTGGGCACCGTCACCGTCACGGCGGAGGAGGTGCTGGAGTTCGGCAGGCGCTTCGATCCGCAGCCCTTCCACACGGACCCCGAGCTCGCCAAGGACTCCCAGTTCGGCGGACTGATCGCCAGCGGATTCCACACCCAGTCGATGTTCATGCGCCGGTACGTGGACGGCCTGCTCGCCTACAGCGAGTGCATGGGCTCGCCCGGCATCGACGAGGTCCGCTACCTGCGCCCGGTCCGCCCCGGGGACGTCCTCACGGCACGCGTCGAGGTCCTCGGCGTCACGCCGTCGCCGTTCAACCCGGCCACCGGCACCGTCAAGCCGCGGTGCACGCTGGTCGGCGCCGACGGCGCCCCCGTGTTCAGCATGATCCTGCACAGCATCTTCCGGCGACGTCCCGCCGGGTCCGAGGCCGGCCGTCTGTCGTCGATGCCCGCGTCCGAGGACCCGGCGGGCTGCTGCGGCTGCGGGCCGAAGGACACCGCGGCCCGCGGGTCCGGCCGTACGTCCGACCGTGCCGTCACGGCGGAGACCCGCAGCCCCGCGATGAGCGCCTGATCCACGCGGCGCGGCACACACCCGCCCGCACTCGCGCCCACGCACGAGCGACACCCCGTACGAGCAACACCCCGGACGTCTCGCACGTCTCGCACGTCCCGCACGTCCCGCACGCCCCGGCGTGCGGCCCGGACCGGGTCCGCCCCTGGTCCGGGTCGCCCCCCGCACATCTGAACACGGCACCTGAACGTCACCTGAGCACGGCACCTGAGCACGGTCGATCGCACCACTCACCCACCAGCGAAGGGGGCCCTCCTGTGGAGGCCGTATCCCGCACCGCCCAGTGGACCGCCGCAGCGCGCGCCCTGGAGACCGAGCGCGAGGACCGGCTGTTCGCCGATCCCTACGCGCGCACCGTCGCCGACCAGATCGGCTTCGATCTGCTCGAGCGCTACGCCGGGGGCGGCACCGTGCCGTTCCTCGCCATCCGCACCACCTACCTGGACCGCGCCATCGTGAAGACGGTGCGGGAGCGCGGCATCCGCCAGGTGGTCTTCCTCGCCGCCGGCATGGACACCCGGTTCTTCCGGCTGCCCTGGCCGGACGGCGTCACCGTCTACGAGCTCGACCGCCCCGCCCTTCTCGCGGCCAAGGCCGACATGCTGAAGGACGAGCCGCAGCCGGCCGGACGGACGCGCGTCACCGTCCCGGTCGACCTCACCCAGGACTGGACCGGCCCCCTCAAGGAGGCGGGATGGAAGAGCGACGAGCCCGTCCTGTGGGTGGTGGAAGGACTGCTGTTCTTCCTGCCCGAGCAGGCCGTCCGGACCCTCATCTCGACGCTGTCCGCGCACGCGGCGCCCGGCTCCGTGCTGCTCGGCGACGTCATTTCCAAGGCCGCGCTCGGCAACCCGCTGGCCCGCTCCTTCATGAAGGCACTGGAGGAGGACGGCAACCCGTGGCTCTTCGGCACCGAGGAGCCCGAGGAGCTGCTCGCCGACTGCGGCTGGGCCGTACGCGAGGTCAAGCAGCCCGGTGAGGACGGCGCCCACTTCGACCGGTGGCCCTACCCGGTGCCGGCCCGGTCCGTGCCGCGGCTGCCGCGCTCCTTCCTGTTCACCTGCGATGTCCCGACGTACGAGGAGGGCTCGGCCGCATGACCGCCCACGACTTCCACCAGAAGGTCATCACCGACGCCGGCGCGGCCGTGCGCGGTCTGACCGTCGCGCTCGGCGAGCGCCTCGGCCTCTACAAGGCCCTCGCCCAGCACGGCCCGTTGACCGCCGCCGAGCTGGCCGGCAAGACCGGCACGAACGAGCGGTACATCGAGGAGTGGCTGCACGCGCAGCTGTCCGCCGGGTACGTGGAGCGGCACCCGAGCTCGCTCACGTACACCCTGCCCGCCGACCACGTCGAGGTGCTGGCCGATCCGACGGCCGTCACCTTCGCCGCCGGGTTCTTCACCGCGCTGAAGGCGCTGTACGCCACCGAGGACCTGCTGGCCGAGGCGTACAAGACGGGTGACGGGGTCGGCTGGGCCGAGCACGACGCGGCCCTCGACACCGGCATGGGCTCCTTCTTCCAGCCGACGTACGAGCACAAGCTGGTCGCCGACTGGCTGCCGTCGCTGCACGACATCACCGAGAAGCTGGCGGACGGCGGCACCGTCGCGGACGTCGGCTGCGGCGTCGGGCACACCACGCTGCTGATCGCCCGCGCCTTCCCGAACGCCACGATCCACGGCTTCGACTACTCCGAAGAGGCCATCTCGATCGCCCGGCAGCTCGCCGAGGAGGCCGGCCTGTCCGACCGCGTCGTCTTCGAGGTCGCCTCGGCCGACGACTACCCGGGCACCGGCTACGACCTGGTCTGCTTCTTCAACGCCCTGCACGACATGGGCGACCCGGTGGCCGCCGCCCAGCACGTCCTCAAGTCCCTTGATGCGGACGGCACCTGGATGCTGGTCGAGTCGAACGTGTCGCCCGCCGACATCGACACCCAGACGCCGGCCGCCCGCATGTTCATGGCCCTGTCCGCCGTGATGTGCCTGCCCGTCGCCGTCGCCCAGCGCGGCCCGCACGCGCTCGGCAACCACTCCGGCGAGAAGGCGTTCCACGCGATCGCGGAGGAGGCCGGCTTCGGCCGCTGGCGCCGCGCGAGCGAGACGCCCGTGAACGCCGTCTACGAAGTCCGCCCCTGACCCGACCTCCGGACCCGGTAGATCCATTCGACCCGCCAGACCACGAAGAAGAGGGAGTAAGGCCATGGGCGTGACCGCCCCGCTGCCCGTCACCGACCGGTTCATGGAGGTCCTGGAGCGCCTGAGCGAGCGTTCCGTCGAGGACTACTACAACCCGTACCAGACCTTCCAGTGGCCCGACGCCCTGGAGGAGAAGCAGTACTGGATGACGCCGGAGCTGCTGACCGTCTACGGCACCGAGCACTTCGAACGCCTGGACGAGGAAACGCTTCAGCGCCTGTCGCGGTGGGAGTCCATCAACTTCTACAGCCTCAATGTGCACGGCATCCGCGAGCTCCTCATCGAGGTCGTCGGCCGTATCCACATGCCCGGCTTCGAGGTCCCCTCGGACTTCTTCCACCACTTCATCGGCGAAGAGAACGAACACATGTGGTTCTTCTCGGAGTTCTGCCGCCGCTACGGCAGCAAGATCTACGGCTCCACCGGCATGCGCGCCGACGCCGTCTGGGAGCCCGAGGTCGAGAACTTCCTCGTCTTCACCCGCATCCTCTTCTTCGAGGAGCTGGTCGACCACTACAACTCCCGGATGGCGAAGGACGCCTCGCTGTGCCACACCATCCGTGAGGTCAACCGGATCCACCACCAGGACGAGTCGCGCCACATCGCCTTCGGCCGCGAGCTGGTCTCGCTGCTGTTCCAGCGGATG contains the following coding sequences:
- a CDS encoding hypothetical protein (identified by MetaGeneAnnotator; putative;~predicted protein [Streptomyces sp. C]) encodes the protein MRRRSFLAAATGTAVFATHPVRGARPGRSDLDRLRLEYLALLRDDQRLGGATEHENRVVELAARIQLFLAGGGASDSVRRQLYRIASDVRCLAGFAAIDASAPRRAREHLHQALALAGLARDSTALYRVWDHLTLASSQRENHAEAAAGAEVMKRSSVARRDPLYASLGHMRHANSLARIHRPAESQRAITLAEKAFERARGGQPSAWIAFYSQAEFNALSSYAWTALGEHERAESCLHRTLATLPGDMVRDRALYTAHLSLCQARQGEVELACATGKQARDVLPPGSGSQRTANTLARTRQVVEATGTNMPEVTSWIEESRQWI
- a CDS encoding hypothetical protein (identified by MetaGeneAnnotator; putative;~sequence version:1), which encodes MTTGSSHATDEPLEFGVPSPALVARAAAGFERFLDRSGQEDVAEGGRHVVTDADARSLFHEDDHPWLHRTVRDIASRGEGELTAIVHEVTAGRTVRVAHIRPTSGVEWAAAAENIQLVSDAG
- a CDS encoding hypothetical protein (Acetyltransferases [General function prediction only]; COG0456;~N-Acyltransferase superfamily: Various enyzmes that characteristicly catalyzethe transfer of an acyl group to a substrate; cl00357;~identified by MetaGeneAnnotator; putative;~predicted protein [Streptomyces sp. C]), with the translated sequence MDLKWYAHTDAPRVRSTLLDIHDEVYAHDPNPFHTRERFAYFVDLWSGRENWSCVSGWEGDGPVGYAYGAAFKPGGWWKGARRPRDVRGRIFALSELMVLPRWQGTGRARPLHDALVRSSEADFVTLLVDAAHPKVRALYETWGYEQREEVQPADDSPRFAVMVRALRSE
- a CDS encoding methyltransferase type 11 (identified by MetaGeneAnnotator; putative;~sequence version:1) encodes the protein MERTATSGESDTRTSVSLTFDHEMSTAEVESLRRSLGARTALHVPPMVGAAFARARRIGFAQSCCPEVGALMSVLAAAVPGGGRILELGTGAGVGLAWIVHGLRGRTDVEVVSVEIDPHKSAAAADAPWPEGVTLVVGDARNLLPSLGRYDLIFLDVPGQLKASLLDDTLTALKPGGQLLIDDMNPYWDQGASRQPRYGGDPERVLEDPRVVCTQLPYATGMVLASRLFGEESA
- a CDS encoding hypothetical protein (identified by MetaGeneAnnotator; putative;~sequence version:1); the encoded protein is MVDPQSNAAEPAFPGTFEIPADAPRSGVIRVRTRYRDHFTVVGNHLAQHPDLSAAAIGVAVYIQSLPDGSDISVKRLTLRFREGEITLRRAVNELVEQGYLERRRIPLGMGRFATRVISYDDPACRWPAPPCPPEPPAAPEPPRPPRRQEPTPPPPPPAEMPPPPAETQPPVAPPPRSAQSAPPKTPPPPPLPPLSGPAADLLSRLRTADPRLLLSLRDIHQLAPAVDTWLERHATADQITRTLTAGLPPLHVPIHSPARFLAYRLTAHLPPPLPSAPQQPAGPPPFGNCEVCDRAIRTHDPHPVCADCRAEAHDHDRAHDPAAA
- a CDS encoding hypothetical protein (Bacterial transcriptional repressor; cl07106;~Helix-turn-helix domains; cl00088;~identified by MetaGeneAnnotator; putative;~transcriptional regulator BetI; Validated;~transcriptional regulator [Streptomyces sp. Mg1]), with protein sequence MPKQVDPEARRRHVVDALFRVVVRDGLQRTSLRAVADEAGLNIGSLRHYFSGQQELMRFAMRSMLERVAVRLVDRVDEIGELVDYSRREQLALCTELLAELLPLDAHRRAEVTVFLDFNTAARTDPSLADLSRQTAEGVRDLVRRVLGRLDDAGTLRPGLDRAVETEKLASLVDGLGLNGVLHPEVLDPDLCHAVLRAHIEGLAR
- a CDS encoding hypothetical protein (identified by MetaGeneAnnotator; putative;~sequence version:1) — encoded protein: MDTVLTLLLVRFGLVAAGIVVLALVVFAVALHFRRTGRLDEVRRYATPAVKAAARAAARRLEDRR
- a CDS encoding hypothetical protein (identified by MetaGeneAnnotator; putative;~sequence version:1), with the translated sequence MTAPALVPLASRSAQLMESSEFVHHILVDLVIKAGIVVAALVALALGLRTIWRRSTRRRS